A stretch of the Brevundimonas sp. MF30-B genome encodes the following:
- a CDS encoding TonB-dependent receptor domain-containing protein, with protein MATTSFKRRLVASSILTGLTLAAAATAVPAAAQDQAEPQSPPSATELDAVIVTGSRIARQDYIANSPIVTVNQEDFQATGSVNIESLVNDLPQFTALGNAASNSPNLAGQANVQLRGLGSTRTLVLLEGRRIVPSNASSVVDLNLLPTPLISSIETITGGASSTYGSDAVGGVLNFLLDRRFEGFKLDAQYGVSDRGDAEAEAVSLTLGGGFAEGRGRAVLSAGYSNRASVLNARRDFSLIGGFAGTSPLGSTVFDATNLPTAAAVNAAVPGAARGDTFGFNNNGTLFTYQGARDYVSPGGIDYEGFRTPGPLQQTDFTYSTVDRNYLIIPQTRYNVYAAASYDIAESVEFYADVLFSQYEAGNQLASNPGTGPTTGFRIPSTNPFIPAELRSVLNSRPNPGGSFRLDKRFNELGPRRQNEDYSVYQITTGLRGDLTGLRDWTYDVYLSYGRVDNDTEYTGYLSRSAVQRLLEAPDGGASLCTGGFNPFGANPLSASCIAYVSRVPRNKTTNDQRVVEANLQGGLFTLPAGEVRAAVGATYREQNYDFSPDNLLLSTFTLNGVTGPELAGNSGTPLSGSDTVSELYGEVLIPLLADLPFIRRLETNLGYRVSDYDTIGQVASYKADFSWEAVDGLRLRGGVQRAVRAPSIGELFAAQNLSFPSIGVPVSSTGVRQFSGDPCDIRGAYRAPGAANAAAVRSLCLAQNVPTQVIDSYTFSNSQVSGLTGGNPDLQEETADSFTIGAIWQSPLSNPWLSGLSGSIDYYDITIEQVVGTVSTTEQLRRCYNQDGASNPTYDPNNFFCRLFSRDPNSGQITSTFETNANLGTLKTQGVDFQVDWRLDLVDIGAPDWGALALNVTGTRLLEWERQDIPGGPFTDRKGTVSNSFGLTLPEWKALSTLSWTLEPWTLGMRWRYQGEVENFNNRSQVIDAIHYFDLNAGYQINQAVSLRAGVNNLTDEQPPVYAPAIAANTDPSTYDVIGRRYYVGLTARF; from the coding sequence TTGGCCACCACGTCTTTCAAGCGCCGTCTCGTCGCCTCTTCGATCCTGACTGGGCTCACGCTCGCCGCGGCCGCGACGGCCGTGCCCGCGGCGGCTCAGGATCAGGCCGAACCCCAATCCCCCCCATCGGCCACGGAACTCGATGCGGTGATCGTGACGGGCTCCCGCATCGCCAGACAGGACTACATCGCCAACAGCCCCATCGTGACCGTGAACCAGGAAGACTTCCAGGCCACGGGATCCGTCAACATCGAGAGCCTGGTCAACGATCTGCCGCAGTTCACCGCCCTGGGCAATGCGGCCTCGAACAGCCCGAACCTGGCGGGACAGGCCAATGTCCAGCTCCGCGGCTTGGGCTCGACCCGCACGCTCGTGCTGCTCGAGGGTCGCCGGATCGTCCCGTCGAACGCGTCGTCGGTCGTCGATCTCAACCTGCTGCCTACGCCGCTGATCTCCAGCATCGAGACCATCACCGGCGGAGCGTCTTCGACCTACGGGTCGGACGCCGTCGGCGGCGTGCTCAACTTCCTGCTCGACCGCCGCTTCGAGGGCTTCAAACTGGACGCCCAGTACGGCGTCTCCGACCGAGGCGACGCCGAAGCGGAAGCGGTCAGCCTGACCCTCGGCGGCGGCTTCGCCGAGGGGCGCGGGCGCGCCGTTCTGTCGGCGGGCTACTCGAACCGGGCGTCGGTGCTCAACGCCCGTCGCGACTTCTCGCTCATCGGAGGGTTCGCCGGCACCTCGCCGCTCGGGTCGACGGTGTTCGACGCCACCAATCTGCCGACGGCCGCCGCCGTCAACGCCGCGGTTCCCGGGGCCGCCCGGGGCGACACCTTCGGCTTCAACAACAACGGCACGCTGTTCACCTATCAGGGCGCGCGCGACTACGTCAGCCCCGGCGGCATCGACTACGAAGGGTTCCGCACGCCGGGTCCGCTGCAGCAGACGGACTTCACCTACAGCACGGTCGATCGCAACTACCTGATCATCCCCCAGACCCGCTACAATGTGTACGCCGCGGCGAGCTACGACATCGCCGAGTCGGTCGAATTCTACGCGGATGTCCTGTTCTCCCAGTATGAGGCCGGCAACCAGCTGGCTTCCAATCCCGGCACCGGGCCCACCACCGGCTTCCGCATCCCGTCGACCAATCCCTTCATTCCGGCGGAGTTGCGAAGCGTCCTGAACTCCCGGCCCAATCCGGGCGGAAGCTTCCGGCTGGACAAGCGGTTCAATGAGCTCGGTCCGCGCCGACAGAACGAAGACTACAGCGTCTATCAGATCACGACGGGCTTGCGCGGCGATCTGACCGGCCTGCGGGACTGGACCTACGACGTCTATCTGTCCTACGGCCGGGTCGACAACGACACCGAATACACTGGCTATCTGTCGCGCTCTGCCGTCCAGCGGCTCCTAGAGGCGCCGGACGGCGGCGCCTCGCTCTGCACCGGCGGGTTCAACCCCTTCGGCGCCAATCCGCTCAGCGCCAGCTGCATCGCCTATGTCAGCCGCGTGCCGCGCAACAAGACCACAAACGACCAGCGGGTGGTCGAGGCGAACCTCCAGGGGGGGCTTTTCACCCTTCCCGCCGGCGAGGTGCGGGCGGCGGTCGGCGCGACCTACCGCGAGCAGAACTACGACTTCTCGCCCGACAACCTGTTGCTCAGCACCTTCACGCTCAACGGCGTCACCGGCCCGGAGCTCGCCGGCAACTCCGGCACGCCGCTGTCGGGGTCGGACACGGTGTCGGAACTCTACGGCGAGGTGTTGATCCCATTGCTCGCCGATCTGCCGTTCATTCGCCGGTTGGAGACCAATCTGGGGTATCGCGTCTCCGACTACGACACCATCGGTCAGGTGGCGTCCTACAAGGCGGATTTCAGTTGGGAGGCGGTGGACGGATTGCGCCTGCGCGGCGGCGTGCAGCGCGCGGTGCGGGCGCCCTCGATCGGTGAGCTTTTCGCCGCTCAGAACCTGAGCTTCCCATCGATCGGCGTGCCCGTATCCTCCACCGGCGTTCGCCAGTTCTCGGGCGATCCCTGCGACATCCGCGGCGCCTATCGCGCGCCGGGCGCCGCCAACGCCGCCGCGGTGCGAAGCCTGTGTCTGGCTCAGAATGTTCCGACGCAGGTGATCGACTCCTACACCTTCTCGAACTCGCAGGTCTCCGGCCTCACCGGCGGCAATCCCGATCTGCAGGAGGAGACCGCCGACTCCTTCACGATCGGCGCCATCTGGCAGTCGCCTTTGTCGAACCCATGGCTGAGCGGCTTGTCCGGCTCGATCGACTACTACGACATCACCATCGAACAGGTGGTCGGCACGGTGTCGACGACCGAACAGCTGCGCCGCTGCTACAATCAGGACGGCGCGTCCAACCCGACCTACGATCCGAACAACTTCTTCTGCCGCCTGTTCAGTCGAGATCCGAACTCGGGCCAGATCACCAGCACCTTCGAGACCAACGCCAACCTAGGCACGCTCAAGACCCAGGGCGTCGATTTCCAGGTCGACTGGCGCTTGGACCTGGTCGACATCGGTGCGCCGGATTGGGGCGCGCTGGCCCTCAACGTCACCGGCACGCGGCTGCTGGAATGGGAGCGCCAGGACATCCCCGGCGGCCCCTTCACCGATCGCAAGGGCACCGTCTCCAACAGCTTCGGCCTGACCCTCCCGGAATGGAAGGCGCTTTCGACCCTGAGCTGGACGCTGGAGCCTTGGACGCTCGGGATGCGCTGGCGCTACCAGGGCGAGGTCGAGAACTTCAACAATCGGAGCCAGGTCATCGACGCCATCCACTACTTCGATCTGAACGCCGGATATCAGATCAACCAGGCCGTCTCCCTTCGCGCGGGCGTGAACAATCTGACGGACGAACAGCCGCCGGTCTACGCGCCCGCGATCGCCGCCAACACCGACCCGTCCACCTACGACGTGATCGGTCGCCGGTACTACGTCGGGCTGACGGCGCGTTTCTGA
- a CDS encoding JAB domain-containing protein: MTPQADLAPMTVPRHRPSSTDPFEGPDDETLLAHMLARTAPSGQAGRMAALLFERFGGLAEITAADDPELTRIDGIDAAVLADLKTLRRLCERLARTRASARPALSSWTAVLAYARVALGGAPREQFRALYLDRKNQLLKDELVGFGTVDHAPVYNAGPGRVARLGRIPDIEETRNYVATVVDCYLALTAGQALTSSNQCRPRATP; encoded by the coding sequence ATGACACCCCAAGCCGATTTGGCCCCGATGACCGTTCCCCGTCATCGGCCGTCATCGACCGACCCGTTCGAGGGGCCGGACGACGAGACGCTGCTGGCGCACATGCTGGCGCGCACGGCGCCCTCGGGTCAGGCGGGCAGGATGGCCGCGCTTCTGTTCGAGCGCTTCGGCGGATTGGCGGAGATCACGGCGGCTGATGATCCAGAGCTGACGCGGATCGACGGGATCGACGCGGCGGTCTTGGCGGATCTCAAGACGCTTCGTCGGCTCTGTGAGCGCCTGGCGCGCACCCGGGCGTCCGCGCGACCGGCGCTGTCGTCCTGGACGGCGGTGCTGGCCTATGCCCGCGTCGCTCTGGGCGGAGCGCCACGCGAGCAGTTCCGGGCCCTGTATCTCGACAGGAAGAACCAGCTCCTGAAAGATGAGCTGGTGGGGTTCGGGACGGTGGACCACGCTCCGGTGTACAACGCTGGCCCCGGCCGCGTGGCGCGGCTCGGCCGAATCCCCGACATCGAGGAGACCCGAAACTACGTCGCCACTGTCGTCGACTGTTACCTGGCCCTGACCGCGGGACAGGCGCTGACCAGTTCCAACCAATGCCGTCCGCGAGCGACGCCATGA
- a CDS encoding AlpA family transcriptional regulator: MTFRIDGEAVASGGRDDRLLGWERVQDLVGISRSTAWRLQRAGDFPKPVQLSPGRVGWWESELTAWKTSRGGETPAVRKPPRAPRLPGLARPVPTPLAKTAPPPTELDRSRVPSRKRRRKTPIASQQIDFGF, from the coding sequence ATGACTTTCCGCATAGACGGGGAGGCGGTGGCCTCGGGCGGACGCGACGACCGGCTCCTGGGCTGGGAGCGGGTCCAGGATCTGGTCGGCATCAGCCGGTCTACGGCCTGGCGTCTGCAACGGGCCGGTGATTTCCCCAAGCCCGTGCAGCTGTCCCCGGGACGGGTCGGCTGGTGGGAAAGCGAGCTGACGGCCTGGAAGACGTCGCGCGGCGGTGAGACCCCTGCGGTGCGCAAGCCGCCGCGAGCGCCCCGGCTGCCTGGTCTGGCGCGCCCCGTTCCGACGCCCCTCGCCAAGACCGCCCCGCCGCCAACCGAACTGGACCGGTCGCGCGTCCCATCGCGAAAACGGCGTCGAAAGACGCCGATCGCGTCTCAGCAGATCGACTTCGGCTTCTGA
- a CDS encoding cold-shock protein codes for MPQGVVKFFNAAKGFGFIATEGGGPDVFVHISAVQAAGLIALNEGDAVGFELEADRRSGRSSAVDLTVTARASRPERPARPAPAPPRFPAARREKRGSGRGVVKWFDPTKGFGFIQPEGGGDDVFVHARSLNRTGLQELSEGQTVAYDLEEDGRTGKTAAVNVRLG; via the coding sequence ATGCCGCAGGGCGTCGTCAAATTCTTCAACGCCGCGAAAGGCTTCGGCTTCATCGCCACGGAGGGCGGCGGCCCGGATGTCTTCGTCCACATCTCGGCCGTCCAGGCCGCCGGGCTGATCGCCCTGAACGAGGGTGACGCCGTCGGCTTCGAACTGGAAGCCGATCGCCGCAGCGGCCGATCTTCAGCCGTCGACCTGACGGTGACGGCGCGGGCCTCGCGTCCGGAGCGTCCAGCGCGGCCGGCGCCTGCGCCGCCGCGTTTTCCGGCGGCTCGCCGGGAGAAGCGAGGCTCCGGGCGGGGCGTCGTCAAATGGTTCGATCCGACCAAGGGGTTCGGTTTCATTCAGCCCGAAGGGGGCGGCGACGACGTCTTCGTCCACGCCCGATCGCTGAACCGGACCGGCCTGCAGGAGCTCTCCGAAGGACAAACCGTCGCCTACGATCTCGAGGAGGACGGTCGGACCGGCAAGACGGCGGCGGTCAATGTCCGACTCGGCTGA
- a CDS encoding acyltransferase, producing the protein MTTTLTAPAPPRLARGGWLDVLRFTAGALIVLYHFRQAAPVPLGEVHPAFDRGYLLTNFFIIDSGYILARIYGDRFAARTASFPAYVRQRLLRLVPAHLVVIAALATLVAAAALFGIRPSNPLWFDWGQLPAQVMLVQAYGVPGGQGWNAPTWTLSALLGCYLLLPWVCRGLWRRPAWMAAAGAVTLFLAADLASRAFLGDPLYRLPLRHGFLRALPLFLLGVAAAQLGARHYVSPRVAGALGLAAFAAFVIVQMIGEAGLVSLALLTVMIWAAGALPVVRPSRVIEALGLMAFALFLTNEVTRIVWFAAADALGQAEWPEPIRWAVWGAGVAAAFIGAALFRYGFDRPVQAWINPPAARTPFPGTSPDRPVA; encoded by the coding sequence ATGACGACAACACTGACCGCCCCCGCGCCGCCGCGCCTCGCCCGAGGCGGCTGGCTGGACGTGCTTCGGTTCACGGCCGGCGCGCTCATCGTCCTTTATCATTTCCGGCAGGCCGCGCCCGTCCCACTGGGCGAGGTCCATCCCGCCTTCGACCGCGGCTACCTGCTGACCAACTTCTTCATCATCGATTCCGGCTACATCCTCGCCCGGATCTACGGCGATCGCTTCGCCGCGAGGACCGCGTCGTTCCCCGCCTACGTCCGCCAGCGCCTCCTGCGGCTCGTGCCGGCCCATCTCGTGGTCATCGCCGCTCTCGCCACCCTGGTCGCCGCCGCCGCCCTCTTCGGGATTCGCCCCAGCAATCCGCTGTGGTTCGACTGGGGCCAGCTCCCTGCCCAGGTGATGCTCGTTCAGGCCTACGGTGTTCCCGGCGGCCAGGGATGGAACGCTCCGACCTGGACTCTGTCGGCCCTGCTCGGCTGCTACCTGCTCCTGCCTTGGGTCTGTCGGGGGCTGTGGCGGCGCCCCGCCTGGATGGCGGCTGCCGGGGCCGTGACGCTCTTCCTCGCCGCCGATCTCGCGAGCCGCGCCTTTCTCGGCGATCCGCTCTACCGCCTGCCGCTGCGCCACGGCTTCCTGCGGGCGCTGCCGCTCTTCCTGCTCGGCGTCGCCGCCGCACAGCTGGGCGCGCGCCATTATGTCTCGCCCCGCGTTGCGGGCGCCTTGGGCCTCGCCGCCTTCGCCGCCTTCGTGATCGTTCAGATGATCGGAGAGGCGGGGCTTGTGTCGCTGGCGTTGCTGACCGTGATGATCTGGGCGGCCGGCGCCCTGCCTGTGGTTCGCCCCTCGCGAGTGATCGAGGCGCTCGGCCTAATGGCCTTCGCCCTTTTCCTCACCAACGAGGTGACCCGCATCGTCTGGTTCGCCGCCGCCGACGCCCTGGGTCAGGCCGAGTGGCCGGAGCCCATCCGGTGGGCGGTGTGGGGAGCCGGCGTGGCGGCCGCCTTCATCGGCGCGGCGCTGTTCCGTTACGGGTTCGACCGCCCGGTCCAGGCTTGGATCAACCCGCCCGCGGCCCGCACGCCGTTTCCAGGGACGAGCCCGGACCGGCCTGTGGCCTAG
- a CDS encoding DUF305 domain-containing protein encodes MTHKRLVPIFSTGRANAIDYSGDTDVDFTPGMIVHQDGAVAMAHMGLQNGEGTEVRGWTDEVVGRQEADMLRRRVWRARQPAAPVTAAP; translated from the coding sequence ATGACCCATAAACGCCTCGTGCCGATCTTTTCGACCGGTCGCGCCAACGCGATCGACTATAGCGGCGACACCGACGTCGACTTCACGCCGGGCATGATCGTCCATCAGGACGGCGCGGTCGCCATGGCCCATATGGGCCTGCAGAACGGCGAGGGTACGGAGGTGCGGGGCTGGACCGATGAGGTCGTCGGCCGTCAGGAGGCGGACATGCTGCGCAGGCGGGTGTGGCGGGCGCGTCAGCCGGCCGCGCCGGTGACCGCGGCGCCCTGA
- a CDS encoding cation transporter: MSGAHDTEQVQRRTLLVVLALNAALFVVLGIGGLAADSSALLANAIDNGSDAAVYLISFLAVGRALVWKTRAAQVSGVMLLIFAALVLLDALRRTLTGTEPVGPTMMVLAVVAAVINLVCLLLIRRQHSGDVNMKAAETFSLNDFASNGGILVAGGLVMWLDQSWPDLLVGVIVAAIAAKGGVGILRDARAASRAGAAE, from the coding sequence ATGAGCGGGGCGCACGACACAGAACAGGTCCAGCGTCGCACCCTGCTCGTGGTGCTGGCCCTGAACGCCGCCCTGTTCGTCGTTCTCGGGATCGGCGGTCTCGCCGCCGATTCCAGCGCCCTGCTCGCCAACGCGATCGACAACGGCTCTGACGCGGCGGTTTATCTGATCAGCTTTCTCGCCGTCGGCCGGGCGCTGGTGTGGAAGACGCGGGCGGCCCAGGTTTCGGGCGTCATGCTGCTGATCTTCGCCGCGCTCGTCTTGCTGGACGCGCTGCGGCGAACCCTGACCGGGACGGAGCCGGTCGGGCCGACCATGATGGTGCTGGCCGTTGTCGCGGCCGTGATCAATCTGGTCTGCCTGCTGCTGATCCGTCGGCAGCACAGCGGCGACGTCAACATGAAGGCGGCCGAGACCTTCAGCCTCAACGACTTCGCGTCCAACGGCGGCATTCTCGTCGCGGGCGGACTGGTGATGTGGCTCGACCAGTCCTGGCCGGATTTGCTGGTCGGGGTCATCGTCGCCGCCATCGCGGCCAAGGGCGGCGTGGGGATCCTCCGCGACGCCCGAGCGGCCTCTCGGGCCGGAGCCGCCGAATGA
- a CDS encoding efflux RND transporter permease subunit produces the protein MFKLIIEASVRFRWFVVLATALVAAWGLFQLTKLPIDAVPDITNRQVQVTTVAPALAPEQIERQVTYPIETAMAGIPGLQSTRSLSRNGFSQVTVIFTDQTDIYFARQQVAERLAGAREAMPEGVEPAMAPITTGLGEVLMWTVDYKPFNADNLARPGQPGWQAGGHYLTPEGELLTTPQARATYLRTVQDWIIVPQMRTTSGLAGVDTVGGYVKEYAVRPDPARLSAYGLGLGDLVRALDRANTQAGAGYVQRAGEALTVRTDALALTIEDLAQAPVVNRGGLVVRVADVATVEVGQAPRLGGASRDGHEAVLGTALMIAGGNSRTVAQAAGERLEDVQSTLPPGIEAVTVLDRSALVNSTIATVARNLTEGALLVIVVLFLLLGNIRAATITALMIPVSFLFAVIGMNRFGISGNLMSLGALDFGLLVDGAVVVVENTLLRLSQKRAEAGRMLTRRERLGVAAAAARQMVKPAAFGQLIILLVFTPLLMLEGVEGKTFIPMGATVMLALVGAFIFSFTFVPAMTALLVRDPKTVQVDEHGHAHEHETFILRKARRFIEPAIRAAVGRPKFVLASALAAVVVGGIAFTTLGREFIPTLDEGDIAMQALRVPSASLEQSLAMQMALERAITAQPEVETMFSRTGTAEAAVDPMPPNISDSVIVLKDRRDWPDRGLGKDALLERFEDLANQQIGNNFEFSQPIELRFNELISGVRTDLAVMVYGDDFDTLQRIADQVATALRDTEGSADVRVEQASGLPTLTISVDRFAAANYGLSAADVSEAVSAAIGGAEAGRIFEGDRRFDVVVRLPDETRNNPAALAALPIVSPTGVTAPLSSVARIESAEGPNQISRNDGSRRMVVQANVRGRDLGGFVTDAQQRVDQIQLPTGVRLDWGGQFENLKRAEQRLGLVIPIVFVLIGILLFMALGSFAEAGLVFACVPLALVGGALALLLRGMPFSVSAAVGFIAVSGVATLNGLVLMQAIRERLTAGANPRDAAIEGATSRLRAVLTTALVAIVGFIPMAIAHGAGAEVQKPLATVVIGGLLTATALTLLVLPTFAAKAVKHRSAEGLDE, from the coding sequence ATGTTCAAGCTCATCATCGAGGCCTCCGTCCGTTTCCGCTGGTTCGTCGTCCTCGCCACGGCCCTGGTCGCGGCCTGGGGCCTGTTCCAGCTCACCAAACTGCCCATCGACGCGGTTCCTGACATCACCAACCGGCAGGTGCAGGTGACCACGGTCGCGCCGGCCCTCGCACCCGAACAGATAGAGCGGCAGGTCACCTACCCGATCGAGACCGCCATGGCGGGGATCCCGGGATTGCAGAGCACGCGGTCGCTGAGCCGCAACGGCTTCAGCCAGGTCACTGTCATCTTCACCGACCAGACCGACATCTATTTCGCGCGTCAGCAGGTCGCCGAACGGCTGGCCGGCGCGCGCGAAGCCATGCCCGAAGGGGTGGAGCCGGCCATGGCGCCGATCACCACGGGGCTCGGCGAGGTGCTGATGTGGACGGTCGACTACAAGCCGTTCAACGCGGACAATCTGGCCCGACCGGGACAGCCTGGCTGGCAGGCTGGCGGACACTACCTCACGCCCGAGGGCGAGCTGCTGACCACGCCCCAAGCGCGCGCCACCTATCTGCGGACCGTTCAGGACTGGATCATCGTTCCGCAGATGCGGACGACATCCGGCCTGGCCGGGGTCGACACCGTCGGCGGCTATGTCAAGGAATACGCTGTGCGGCCCGACCCTGCACGGCTTTCCGCCTACGGCCTCGGCTTGGGCGACCTGGTGCGGGCGTTGGACCGGGCCAACACCCAGGCCGGCGCCGGCTATGTCCAGCGCGCCGGCGAGGCCCTGACGGTGCGCACCGACGCCTTGGCTCTGACGATCGAGGACCTGGCCCAGGCCCCGGTCGTCAATCGCGGCGGCCTGGTCGTGCGGGTCGCTGACGTGGCCACGGTCGAGGTCGGCCAGGCGCCGCGACTGGGCGGCGCCAGTCGCGACGGTCATGAGGCCGTGCTCGGCACCGCCCTGATGATCGCCGGCGGCAACAGCCGCACGGTGGCCCAGGCGGCGGGCGAGCGTCTTGAAGACGTTCAGAGCACGCTGCCCCCGGGCATCGAGGCGGTAACGGTCCTGGACCGCTCGGCCCTGGTGAACTCCACCATCGCCACCGTGGCCCGCAATCTGACCGAGGGCGCGCTCCTGGTCATCGTCGTGCTGTTCCTGCTGCTCGGCAACATCCGGGCGGCCACGATCACGGCGCTGATGATCCCGGTCAGCTTCCTGTTCGCGGTCATCGGCATGAACCGGTTCGGCATCAGCGGAAACCTGATGAGCCTCGGCGCCCTTGACTTCGGCTTGCTGGTCGACGGCGCCGTCGTCGTGGTCGAGAACACCCTGCTCAGGCTCAGCCAGAAGCGGGCCGAGGCCGGGCGGATGCTGACACGGCGGGAACGCCTCGGCGTCGCCGCAGCAGCGGCCCGACAGATGGTCAAACCGGCCGCCTTCGGCCAGCTGATCATCCTCCTTGTCTTCACCCCGCTGCTGATGCTCGAGGGTGTCGAGGGCAAGACCTTCATCCCCATGGGGGCGACGGTGATGCTGGCCCTGGTCGGCGCCTTCATCTTCTCCTTCACCTTCGTACCGGCGATGACGGCCCTGCTGGTGCGGGACCCCAAGACGGTCCAGGTCGACGAGCACGGCCACGCTCACGAACACGAGACCTTCATCCTCAGGAAGGCCCGGCGATTCATCGAGCCGGCCATCCGCGCGGCGGTCGGCCGGCCGAAGTTCGTTCTGGCCTCGGCCCTCGCCGCCGTCGTGGTCGGCGGCATCGCCTTCACCACCCTGGGTCGGGAGTTCATCCCGACCCTGGACGAGGGCGACATCGCCATGCAGGCCCTGCGGGTGCCGTCCGCCTCGCTGGAGCAGTCCCTCGCCATGCAGATGGCGCTGGAGCGGGCGATCACGGCCCAGCCGGAGGTCGAGACCATGTTCTCGCGCACCGGCACGGCCGAGGCCGCCGTGGACCCGATGCCGCCGAACATCTCCGACAGCGTCATCGTCCTCAAGGACCGCAGGGACTGGCCCGATCGCGGTCTCGGGAAGGACGCCCTTCTCGAGCGGTTCGAGGACCTGGCCAACCAGCAGATCGGCAATAATTTCGAGTTCAGCCAGCCGATCGAACTGCGGTTCAACGAACTGATCTCGGGCGTGCGGACCGACCTGGCCGTCATGGTCTATGGCGACGACTTCGACACCCTGCAGCGGATCGCCGACCAGGTGGCGACGGCGCTCCGGGACACCGAGGGCTCGGCCGACGTCCGCGTCGAACAGGCCTCCGGCCTGCCGACCCTGACCATCAGCGTCGACCGCTTCGCCGCGGCCAACTACGGCCTGTCGGCCGCCGATGTCTCCGAGGCGGTCTCGGCCGCCATCGGCGGCGCCGAGGCCGGCCGCATCTTCGAGGGTGATCGCCGCTTCGACGTCGTGGTCCGTCTTCCCGACGAGACGCGTAACAATCCGGCGGCCCTGGCCGCTCTTCCGATCGTGTCGCCGACGGGCGTGACGGCGCCGCTGTCTTCGGTGGCGCGAATCGAGAGCGCGGAGGGCCCCAACCAGATCAGCCGCAACGACGGCAGCCGCCGGATGGTGGTGCAGGCCAACGTCCGCGGCCGCGATCTGGGCGGCTTCGTCACCGACGCCCAGCAGCGGGTCGATCAGATCCAGCTTCCGACCGGAGTTCGCCTCGACTGGGGCGGTCAGTTCGAGAACCTCAAACGCGCCGAACAGCGTCTGGGTCTGGTCATTCCTATCGTCTTCGTCCTCATCGGCATCCTCCTGTTCATGGCCCTGGGGTCGTTCGCGGAGGCCGGTCTGGTCTTCGCCTGCGTCCCTCTCGCCCTGGTCGGCGGAGCGCTGGCCCTGCTGCTCAGAGGCATGCCGTTCTCGGTCTCGGCGGCGGTCGGCTTCATCGCCGTCTCCGGCGTCGCCACCCTGAACGGCCTGGTCCTGATGCAGGCGATCCGGGAGCGATTGACAGCGGGAGCCAATCCCCGTGACGCCGCCATCGAGGGCGCCACCAGCCGTCTGCGGGCGGTGCTGACGACGGCCCTGGTCGCCATTGTCGGCTTCATCCCGATGGCCATCGCCCACGGCGCGGGCGCCGAGGTGCAGAAGCCTCTGGCCACTGTCGTCATCGGCGGCCTGCTGACGGCGACGGCCCTGACCCTGCTGGTCCTGCCGACTTTCGCGGCCAAGGCCGTCAAGCACCGGTCGGCCGAAGGGCTCGACGAATGA